A part of Pseudomonas lutea genomic DNA contains:
- a CDS encoding ribbon-helix-helix domain-containing protein produces the protein MNRNTDQERWELPRCVNARGDPFIDNFNMSLAQPHARSVRLNGLATCLRLEEVYWNILSEMARFNDCSINAVLSYVDREVHLRYGGVKNFSGLIRVVCVAHILSAEGLRLTPSPT, from the coding sequence ATGAATCGGAATACTGATCAGGAGAGGTGGGAGCTGCCTCGATGTGTAAACGCCAGGGGAGACCCTTTTATCGACAACTTCAACATGAGCCTCGCCCAACCGCATGCCAGGTCGGTGAGGCTTAATGGGTTGGCCACCTGTCTGCGCCTTGAAGAGGTGTACTGGAATATCCTTTCCGAAATGGCACGATTCAACGACTGCTCCATAAACGCGGTGCTGTCCTATGTCGACCGCGAGGTTCACCTGCGTTACGGCGGCGTGAAGAACTTCAGCGGCTTGATCCGTGTGGTGTGCGTGGCTCACATACTGAGTGCCGAGGGGCTGAGGTTAACGCCGTCCCCGACCTGA
- a CDS encoding YebC/PmpR family DNA-binding transcriptional regulator encodes MAGHSKWANIKHRKERQDAKKGKIFTKWIRELTVAARQGGGDPASNPRLRLAQDKALGANMSRDIIDRAIARGAGAADADDMVELGYEGYGPGGVAVMVETMTDNRNRTAAAVRHAFSKCGGNLGTDGSVSYLFERKGQISFAPGVNEDALIEAAMEADADDVVSHEDGSIDVFTSFSSFYAVRNALEAAGFTPADAEIVMQPTTSAVLDLDMAEKVLKLIDMLEDLDDVQNVYSNAEIPDEVLEQLS; translated from the coding sequence ATGGCTGGTCATTCCAAGTGGGCGAACATCAAGCACCGCAAAGAGCGTCAGGACGCCAAGAAAGGCAAGATATTCACTAAATGGATTCGCGAGTTGACGGTCGCTGCTCGTCAGGGCGGCGGTGATCCGGCGTCGAATCCGCGCTTGCGTCTGGCGCAGGACAAGGCCCTTGGCGCGAACATGAGCCGGGACATCATCGACCGCGCCATTGCGCGCGGGGCCGGCGCTGCCGACGCCGATGACATGGTCGAGCTGGGTTACGAGGGCTACGGCCCGGGTGGCGTAGCAGTCATGGTCGAAACCATGACCGATAACCGCAACCGGACCGCGGCTGCCGTGCGTCATGCGTTCAGCAAGTGCGGCGGCAACCTGGGCACTGACGGTTCGGTTTCGTATCTGTTCGAGCGCAAGGGGCAGATTTCCTTCGCGCCGGGTGTGAACGAAGACGCACTCATCGAAGCGGCGATGGAAGCGGACGCCGATGACGTGGTAAGTCATGAAGACGGCTCCATCGATGTGTTTACCTCGTTCTCCAGTTTCTACGCTGTACGCAACGCGCTGGAAGCCGCCGGGTTCACGCCCGCCGACGCCGAGATCGTCATGCAGCCCACCACCAGTGCGGTGCTTGATCTAGACATGGCGGAGAAGGTCCTCAAGCTGATCGATATGCTTGAAGACCTCGACGACGTACAGAACGTCTATTCCAACGCTGAAATCCCGGACGAGGTGCTGGAGCAGCTCAGCTGA
- the ybgC gene encoding tol-pal system-associated acyl-CoA thioesterase has product MRAQNGAQSFAHRCRVYYEDTDAGGIVYYVNYLKFMERARTERLRELGFAQSAMAGIENLLFVVHSSEARYHKPARLDDELLISAEVIELNRASLRFMQQVRRAADDVLLCEGQFLVACVRADSLKPRAIPEALRTAFAGQGGAGTHSEQEIQRGS; this is encoded by the coding sequence ATGCGCGCGCAAAACGGGGCTCAGTCGTTCGCACATCGTTGTCGCGTTTATTACGAGGACACCGATGCCGGCGGCATCGTTTACTACGTCAATTACCTGAAATTCATGGAGCGGGCTCGAACCGAGCGACTGCGGGAGTTGGGGTTTGCCCAATCCGCAATGGCGGGTATCGAGAACCTGTTATTTGTCGTGCATTCCAGCGAGGCTCGTTACCACAAGCCTGCGCGGCTGGACGATGAGCTGCTGATCAGCGCCGAAGTAATCGAATTGAACCGCGCCAGCCTGCGCTTCATGCAACAGGTCAGGCGGGCTGCGGATGATGTACTGCTCTGCGAGGGGCAGTTTTTGGTGGCGTGTGTGCGCGCCGACAGTTTAAAACCCCGGGCCATTCCCGAAGCTCTGCGTACGGCCTTTGCCGGGCAGGGCGGCGCGGGGACACATTCAGAGCAGGAGATACAGCGTGGAAGCTAA
- the tolB gene encoding Tol-Pal system beta propeller repeat protein TolB, with translation MLVVLCCAAGFAAADEKNILVTSGSDRATPIAVVPFGLQGGSVLPEDMAKIIGNDLQNSGYYSPIPKENMISQPSQASEVIFRDWKALGAQYVMVGSIVPAGGRLQVQYALFNVATEQQVLTGNVSGTADQLRDMSHYIADQSFEKLTGIKGAFSTRMLYVTAERFSTDNTRYTLQRSDYDGARAVTLLQSREPILSPRFAPDGKRIAYVSFEQKRPRIFVQHIDTGRREQITNFEGLNGAPAWSPDGSKLAMVLSKDGNPEIYVMNLASRQLSRVTNDSSIDTEPFFGKDGSTLYFTSDRGGKPQIYKTSINGGGAERVTFIGNYNANPKLSADEKTLVMIHRQDGFTNFKVAAQDLQRGSVKILTDSNLDESPTVAPNGTMVIYATRQQGRGVLMLVSINGRVRLPLPTAQGEVREPSWSPYLN, from the coding sequence ATGCTTGTCGTTCTTTGTTGCGCAGCGGGATTTGCCGCAGCTGACGAAAAGAACATTCTGGTAACAAGCGGCAGTGATCGTGCGACGCCTATCGCCGTTGTGCCGTTCGGTCTGCAGGGTGGGAGCGTCCTGCCTGAAGACATGGCCAAGATCATTGGCAACGACCTGCAGAACTCGGGCTACTACTCGCCGATTCCAAAGGAAAACATGATCAGCCAGCCGAGCCAGGCCAGCGAAGTCATCTTCCGTGACTGGAAGGCGCTGGGTGCTCAGTACGTGATGGTCGGCAGCATCGTTCCTGCGGGCGGTCGTCTGCAGGTTCAATATGCGCTGTTCAATGTCGCCACCGAGCAACAGGTGCTGACAGGTAACGTTTCGGGCACCGCTGATCAACTGCGCGATATGTCTCACTACATCGCCGACCAGTCGTTTGAAAAGCTGACCGGCATCAAAGGCGCGTTTTCGACTCGTATGCTGTACGTCACTGCCGAGCGTTTCTCGACGGATAACACTCGCTATACGCTGCAGCGCTCCGACTACGATGGGGCGCGGGCAGTCACGTTGCTGCAATCGCGTGAGCCGATCCTGTCGCCACGCTTTGCGCCGGATGGCAAGCGCATCGCCTATGTATCGTTCGAACAGAAGCGTCCGCGCATTTTTGTTCAGCACATCGATACCGGTCGTCGCGAACAAATCACCAATTTCGAAGGCCTGAACGGCGCGCCTGCGTGGTCTCCAGACGGCAGCAAATTGGCGATGGTGTTGTCGAAGGATGGCAACCCGGAAATCTACGTTATGAATCTGGCGTCGCGTCAACTGTCGCGAGTTACCAACGATTCTTCTATTGATACCGAGCCGTTCTTCGGTAAAGACGGGTCCACGCTTTATTTCACTTCTGATCGTGGCGGCAAGCCTCAGATCTATAAAACCAGTATTAATGGCGGGGGGGCAGAGCGCGTTACTTTCATCGGTAACTACAACGCCAACCCTAAGTTATCGGCGGATGAAAAGACGCTTGTGATGATCCATCGTCAAGATGGCTTCACTAACTTCAAGGTGGCGGCTCAGGATTTGCAGCGCGGTAGCGTAAAAATCCTCACAGACAGCAACCTTGATGAGTCGCCTACTGTTGCGCCTAACGGCACCATGGTAATCTACGCCACCCGCCAGCAGGGCCGGGGAGTCTTGATGCTCGTGTCCATTAATGGACGCGTAAGGCTCCCGCTTCCTACCGCTCAAGGCGAAGTCAGAGAACCTTCCTGGTCCCCTTACCTGAACTGA
- the pal gene encoding peptidoglycan-associated lipoprotein Pal produces MEMLKFGKFAALALAMAVAVGCSSKGGDNAGAGGAAVDPNAGYGANSGAVDGSLSEEAALRAITTFYFEYDSSDLKPEAMRALDVHAKDLKANGARVVLEGNTDERGTREYNLALGERRAKAVQRYLVLQGVSPAQLEIVSYGEERPVATGNDEQSWAQNRRVELRK; encoded by the coding sequence ATGGAAATGCTGAAGTTTGGTAAATTTGCTGCGCTGGCTCTGGCCATGGCCGTAGCTGTAGGTTGCTCGTCCAAAGGCGGCGACAATGCCGGTGCTGGCGGCGCTGCTGTAGATCCTAACGCTGGTTACGGCGCTAACTCTGGTGCTGTTGATGGCAGCCTGAGCGAAGAAGCTGCTCTGCGCGCTATCACCACTTTCTACTTCGAATACGACAGCTCTGACCTGAAACCAGAAGCCATGCGCGCTCTGGACGTTCACGCCAAAGACCTGAAAGCCAACGGCGCTCGCGTAGTTCTGGAAGGTAACACTGACGAACGCGGTACTCGCGAATACAACCTGGCACTGGGCGAGCGTCGTGCGAAAGCCGTTCAACGCTACCTGGTTCTGCAGGGCGTTTCGCCAGCTCAGCTGGAAATCGTTTCCTACGGTGAAGAGCGTCCAGTTGCTACCGGTAACGACGAGCAATCGTGGGCTCAAAACCGTCGCGTCGAACTGCGTAAGTAA
- the tolR gene encoding protein TolR → MALIARGRRNKRKPVAEMNVVPYIDVMLVLLVIFMVTAPMINQGVKVDLPKVSSEALPQDNNNQVLTISIKADKTYYWNLGSEVDTDKQMDKAMTLPQLTSAVTKIIAAGRDAGKQTQVFIRGDKTVDYGAVMGTMGGLQKAGVGNVGLITEAP, encoded by the coding sequence ATGGCTTTAATCGCTCGCGGCCGACGCAACAAGCGCAAGCCGGTCGCCGAAATGAACGTGGTCCCCTACATCGACGTGATGCTGGTGCTGCTGGTCATCTTCATGGTCACTGCTCCGATGATCAACCAGGGCGTGAAAGTTGATCTGCCCAAGGTCTCCAGTGAGGCTTTGCCGCAGGACAACAACAATCAGGTCCTGACGATTTCGATCAAGGCCGACAAGACTTACTACTGGAACCTTGGCAGCGAAGTCGATACCGACAAGCAGATGGACAAGGCCATGACCTTGCCCCAGTTGACCAGCGCCGTGACCAAAATCATTGCGGCCGGTCGCGATGCGGGCAAGCAGACCCAGGTCTTCATCCGCGGTGACAAGACCGTCGACTACGGCGCCGTCATGGGCACGATGGGCGGGTTGCAGAAGGCCGGGGTCGGGAATGTTGGTTTGATTACCGAGGCCCCCTGA
- the ybgF gene encoding tol-pal system protein YbgF produces MRTCRRALTVLALTLPLAAMGAVPVVDDNSGSAGSSYPPSGYGTAGAYAGGAATTAPSAQGQLFMQLQQMQDEISRLRGMVEVQQNDIQQMKQEALDRYKDLDSRIGAGGAPAAPAANNSTSDGGANAGGAPSTPAAQASQASSEPGDPAKEKLYYDAAFDLIKAKDFDKASQAFAAFLRKYPNSQYAGNAQYWLGEVNLAKGDLQGAGQAFAKVSQLYPKHAKVPDSLYKLADVERRLGHTDKVKGILQQVVAQYPGTSAAQLAQRDLQRL; encoded by the coding sequence ATGCGAACGTGCCGCCGTGCTCTAACCGTTTTGGCTCTCACCCTTCCTCTTGCAGCGATGGGTGCGGTTCCTGTGGTCGATGACAACTCTGGCTCTGCTGGTAGCAGTTATCCGCCGTCGGGTTATGGTACGGCTGGCGCCTACGCCGGAGGTGCGGCTACGACTGCACCTTCGGCGCAAGGTCAGCTGTTCATGCAGTTGCAGCAAATGCAGGACGAGATTTCGCGGTTACGCGGAATGGTTGAAGTCCAGCAGAACGACATCCAGCAAATGAAGCAAGAAGCGCTGGACCGTTACAAGGATCTCGACTCTCGTATAGGAGCTGGCGGCGCACCTGCTGCACCAGCTGCCAATAATTCCACATCCGACGGCGGTGCCAATGCCGGCGGAGCACCTTCGACCCCTGCCGCCCAAGCTTCTCAGGCCAGCAGTGAACCCGGCGACCCGGCGAAAGAAAAGCTCTACTACGATGCTGCTTTCGACCTGATCAAGGCGAAGGATTTTGACAAAGCCAGCCAGGCGTTTGCCGCATTCCTGCGCAAATACCCAAACAGCCAGTACGCGGGCAACGCCCAGTATTGGCTGGGTGAAGTAAACCTGGCCAAGGGCGACCTTCAGGGCGCCGGTCAGGCATTCGCCAAGGTCAGTCAGCTTTACCCCAAACATGCCAAAGTGCCTGACTCCTTGTACAAGCTGGCAGACGTAGAACGCCGCCTGGGTCACACCGACAAGGTGAAGGGTATCCTTCAGCAGGTCGTTGCCCAGTATCCCGGTACTTCGGCCGCTCAGTTGGCCCAGCGGGACCTGCAGCGTCTCTGA
- the ruvA gene encoding Holliday junction branch migration protein RuvA, whose protein sequence is MIGRLRGTLVEKQPPHLVLDVNGVGYEVEVPMTTLYRLPHLGETVTLHIHLVVREDAHLLFGFYEKRDREMFRELIRLNGVGPKLALALMSTLEVDELVRCVQAQDTSALTRVPGVGKKTAERLLVELKDRFKAWDALPGTFALVSDGPGAPVPVATAESDAVSALISLGYKPQEASKAVTAIKDKNLSSEDLIRRALKGML, encoded by the coding sequence GTGATTGGACGTCTACGCGGTACGTTGGTCGAAAAGCAGCCGCCGCATCTGGTACTGGATGTCAACGGTGTGGGTTATGAAGTCGAAGTGCCCATGACCACGCTTTATCGCCTGCCGCATCTGGGCGAGACCGTGACGCTGCATATTCACCTGGTGGTACGGGAAGACGCTCACCTGCTGTTCGGGTTCTACGAAAAACGTGACCGCGAGATGTTCCGCGAGTTGATACGCCTCAACGGCGTCGGCCCCAAGCTGGCGTTGGCCTTGATGTCGACGCTTGAGGTGGATGAGCTGGTGCGTTGCGTTCAGGCGCAGGATACCTCGGCACTGACCCGCGTGCCGGGCGTAGGCAAGAAGACTGCCGAGCGTTTGCTGGTAGAACTCAAAGATCGCTTCAAGGCCTGGGACGCCTTGCCGGGTACGTTTGCACTGGTATCGGACGGCCCGGGTGCGCCTGTTCCGGTGGCGACTGCCGAGTCGGATGCCGTCAGCGCGTTGATCTCCCTGGGGTACAAACCCCAGGAGGCGAGCAAGGCCGTGACTGCGATTAAGGACAAGAATCTCAGCAGCGAAGACCTCATTCGCCGCGCATTGAAGGGGATGCTGTAA
- the tolQ gene encoding protein TolQ: MEANVVDHSSMWSLVSNASVVVQLVMLILVAASVTSWIMIFQRSAMLRAGRRALDSFEERFWSGIDLSKLYRQAGSNPDPDSGVEQIFRAGFKEFSRLRQQAGVDPDAVMEGVARAMRVAISREEEKLEQSLPFLATVGSTSPYIGLFGTVWGIMNSFRGLATAQQATLATVAPGIAEALIATAIGLFAAIPAVIAYNRFAARGENLIGRYYTFADEFQAILHRKVHTSEE; encoded by the coding sequence GTGGAAGCTAACGTCGTCGACCATTCCTCCATGTGGAGTTTGGTCAGCAATGCCAGCGTGGTTGTGCAGTTGGTAATGCTGATCCTGGTGGCCGCCTCGGTCACCTCGTGGATCATGATCTTTCAGCGCAGCGCCATGTTGCGCGCAGGGCGTCGGGCGCTGGACAGCTTCGAGGAGCGCTTTTGGTCAGGCATCGATCTGTCCAAGCTCTATCGTCAGGCGGGCAGCAACCCTGATCCGGATTCCGGCGTAGAGCAAATCTTCCGCGCAGGCTTCAAGGAATTCTCGCGTCTGCGTCAGCAGGCCGGGGTAGACCCGGATGCGGTCATGGAAGGTGTTGCGCGCGCCATGCGTGTTGCGATTTCCCGCGAAGAAGAGAAGCTTGAGCAAAGCCTGCCATTCCTGGCGACCGTCGGTTCAACCAGCCCGTATATCGGTCTGTTCGGCACCGTCTGGGGGATCATGAACTCCTTCCGCGGTCTGGCCACTGCGCAACAGGCCACGCTGGCTACGGTTGCACCGGGCATCGCCGAAGCCCTGATCGCGACCGCGATCGGTCTGTTCGCAGCGATTCCTGCGGTCATCGCCTACAACCGTTTCGCTGCTCGTGGTGAGAACCTGATCGGTCGTTACTACACATTCGCCGACGAGTTCCAGGCGATCCTGCACCGTAAAGTGCACACCAGCGAAGAATAA
- the aspS gene encoding aspartate--tRNA ligase produces MMRSHYCGQLNESLEGQEITLCGWVHRRRDHGGVIFLDIRDREGLAQVVFDPDRADTFAIADRVRSEYVVKLTGKVRARPAGAVNPNMASGAIEVLGYELEVLNESETPPFPLNEYSDVGEETRLRYRFIDLRRPEMAEKLRLRSRITSSIRGFLDGNGFLDVETPILTRATPEGARDYLVPSRTHAGSFFALPQSPQLFKQLLMVAGFDRYYQIAKCFRDEDLRADRQPEFTQIDIETSFLNEADIMGITEDMIRKLFKEVLDLEFDDFPHMTFEEAMRRYGSDKPDLRNPLELVDVADQLQAVDFKVFSGPANDPKCRVTALRVPGGASMPRSKIDEYTKFVGIYGAKGLAYIKVNERAKGVEGLQSPIVKNIPEANLNVILDRVGAVDGDIVFFGADKFKIVSEALGALRIKLGHDLNLLTCEWAPMWVVDFPMFEENDDGSFSALHHPFTAPKCSPEELEANPGTALSRAYDMVLNGTELGGGSIRIHRKEMQQAVFRLLGISEDEQQEKFGFLLDALKYGAPPHGGLAFGLDRLVMLMTGAQSIREVIAFPKTQSAADVMTQAPGVVDAKALRELHIRLRETPKAE; encoded by the coding sequence ATGATGCGCAGCCATTATTGCGGCCAACTGAACGAGAGCCTGGAAGGTCAGGAAATTACCCTTTGCGGATGGGTCCATCGCCGTCGCGACCATGGCGGGGTGATTTTCCTCGACATCCGCGATCGTGAGGGCCTGGCCCAGGTGGTTTTCGATCCTGATCGTGCTGACACCTTCGCCATCGCCGACCGTGTTCGCAGCGAATACGTCGTCAAGCTGACCGGTAAGGTACGTGCGCGTCCTGCCGGCGCCGTCAACCCGAACATGGCGTCGGGCGCAATCGAAGTGCTGGGCTATGAGCTTGAAGTGCTCAACGAGTCGGAAACCCCGCCGTTCCCACTCAACGAGTATTCGGACGTCGGTGAAGAGACCCGCCTGCGTTATCGCTTCATCGACCTGCGTCGCCCGGAAATGGCTGAAAAGCTTCGTCTGCGCTCGCGCATCACTTCCAGCATCCGCGGCTTCCTCGACGGCAATGGCTTCCTTGACGTCGAAACGCCAATCCTGACTCGCGCCACGCCCGAAGGCGCTCGCGACTACCTGGTGCCAAGCCGTACGCATGCGGGCAGCTTCTTTGCCCTGCCGCAATCGCCGCAGCTGTTCAAACAACTGCTGATGGTTGCCGGTTTCGACCGTTACTACCAGATCGCCAAGTGCTTCCGCGACGAAGACCTGCGTGCCGACCGTCAGCCTGAATTCACTCAGATCGACATCGAAACCAGCTTCCTCAATGAAGCCGACATCATGGGCATTACCGAGGACATGATCCGCAAGCTCTTCAAGGAAGTGCTGGATCTGGAGTTCGATGATTTCCCGCACATGACCTTCGAAGAGGCCATGCGCCGTTACGGCTCCGACAAGCCGGACCTGCGTAACCCGCTGGAGCTTGTTGACGTTGCCGATCAGCTTCAGGCAGTCGACTTCAAAGTGTTCAGCGGTCCTGCCAATGATCCGAAGTGCCGCGTCACGGCCCTGCGTGTTCCCGGCGGCGCAAGCATGCCGCGCAGCAAGATCGACGAGTACACCAAGTTCGTTGGCATCTACGGCGCCAAAGGCCTGGCCTACATCAAGGTCAACGAGCGCGCCAAGGGCGTCGAGGGCCTGCAGTCCCCGATCGTCAAGAACATCCCTGAAGCCAACCTCAACGTGATCCTTGATCGCGTGGGTGCGGTTGATGGCGACATCGTGTTCTTCGGCGCCGACAAATTCAAAATCGTCAGCGAAGCGCTGGGTGCATTGCGCATCAAGCTGGGCCACGACCTCAATCTGCTTACGTGTGAGTGGGCACCGATGTGGGTCGTTGACTTCCCGATGTTCGAAGAGAATGACGACGGCAGCTTCTCGGCGCTGCATCACCCGTTCACCGCGCCGAAGTGCTCGCCTGAAGAGCTCGAAGCCAACCCGGGCACCGCACTGTCCCGTGCGTACGACATGGTCCTGAACGGCACGGAACTGGGCGGTGGTTCGATCCGTATTCACCGCAAGGAAATGCAACAGGCCGTGTTCCGTCTGCTGGGTATTTCCGAAGACGAGCAGCAGGAGAAGTTCGGCTTCCTGCTCGACGCTCTGAAGTATGGCGCGCCGCCACATGGCGGTTTGGCGTTCGGTCTGGATCGTCTGGTCATGTTGATGACCGGGGCTCAGTCCATCCGGGAAGTCATTGCGTTCCCGAAAACCCAGAGTGCTGCGGACGTAATGACCCAGGCGCCGGGTGTGGTTGATGCCAAGGCGCTGCGTGAGTTGCACATCCGTCTGCGCGAGACACCGAAAGCCGAGTAA
- the tolA gene encoding cell envelope integrity protein TolA translates to MQPIREPSASESYFWPSVWAVGLHVLIFGLLFVSFAMTPELPEAKPIVQATLYQLKSKSQATTQTNQKLAGEAKKSAARQTEVEQMEQKKVEQEAVKAAEQKKADAAQKAEEQKAEEAKKADDAKKADDAKKAADDAKKAEAKKADDAKKVAEEKQLADIAKKKAEDDAKKKAEEDAKRAAAEEAKKQAAEDAKKQAADDAKKKATEDAKKKAAEDAKKKATEDAKKKAQDAARKSAEDKKAQALADLLSDKPERQQALADERGDEVAGSFDDLIRSRAAEGWARPPSARKGMTVVLQIGMLPDGTVTSVTVAKSSGDGPFDSSAVAAVKNIGRLTEMQGMKPSDFAPYRSFKMTFTPEDLAL, encoded by the coding sequence ATGCAGCCGATTCGAGAGCCGTCCGCCTCGGAAAGCTACTTCTGGCCGTCCGTCTGGGCGGTAGGGCTGCACGTCCTGATTTTTGGTTTGTTGTTCGTCAGCTTTGCAATGACGCCTGAGCTTCCCGAAGCCAAGCCGATCGTTCAGGCAACGCTCTATCAGTTGAAATCAAAAAGTCAGGCCACTACCCAGACCAACCAGAAGCTGGCCGGTGAGGCAAAGAAGTCCGCTGCGCGACAGACTGAAGTCGAACAGATGGAACAGAAAAAAGTCGAGCAGGAGGCGGTGAAGGCGGCGGAACAAAAGAAAGCCGATGCTGCTCAAAAAGCCGAAGAACAAAAGGCCGAGGAAGCGAAGAAAGCTGACGACGCCAAAAAGGCTGACGACGCTAAAAAAGCGGCCGATGATGCCAAGAAAGCCGAAGCCAAAAAAGCGGATGACGCGAAGAAAGTCGCTGAAGAGAAACAATTGGCTGATATAGCCAAGAAGAAAGCTGAAGACGACGCGAAGAAGAAAGCCGAGGAAGACGCCAAACGCGCGGCTGCCGAGGAAGCCAAGAAGCAGGCTGCCGAGGACGCGAAGAAGCAGGCTGCAGACGACGCCAAGAAAAAGGCTACGGAAGACGCGAAGAAAAAAGCGGCTGAGGACGCCAAGAAGAAAGCGACCGAAGACGCCAAAAAGAAAGCCCAGGATGCCGCTCGCAAATCTGCGGAAGACAAGAAGGCGCAAGCGTTGGCCGATCTGCTTTCCGACAAGCCGGAACGCCAACAGGCGCTGGCAGATGAGCGGGGCGATGAAGTTGCGGGCAGTTTCGATGATTTGATTCGCTCCCGGGCAGCCGAAGGCTGGGCACGTCCGCCTTCTGCGCGCAAGGGCATGACAGTGGTCTTGCAGATCGGCATGTTGCCGGACGGCACTGTCACTTCGGTGACTGTGGCAAAGTCCAGTGGCGACGGTCCTTTCGACAGTTCAGCTGTAGCAGCGGTCAAGAACATTGGTCGTTTGACAGAGATGCAGGGGATGAAGCCTTCGGACTTCGCGCCTTACCGTTCATTCAAGATGACATTCACACCTGAGGACCTAGCCTTGTGA
- the ruvC gene encoding crossover junction endodeoxyribonuclease RuvC → MTLILGIDPGSRITGFGVVRDTGRGCEYVASGCIRTGTGLLHERLQIVYRGVREVIQTYGPVTMGIEKVFMARNPDSALKLGQARGAAIVAGAEEGLEIAEYTATQVKQAVSGTGGANKDQVMMMVMHLLKLTTKPQVDASDALAIAMCHAHTRSSLIPHGLNTARSRGGRLRL, encoded by the coding sequence ATGACTCTTATTTTAGGTATCGATCCCGGTTCGCGAATAACCGGCTTTGGCGTAGTGCGTGATACGGGGCGCGGCTGCGAGTACGTGGCATCGGGATGCATCCGAACGGGCACCGGTTTGCTTCACGAGCGGCTGCAAATTGTCTATCGCGGCGTGCGCGAGGTCATCCAGACCTACGGGCCGGTGACGATGGGCATTGAAAAAGTGTTCATGGCGCGTAACCCCGATTCCGCCCTCAAACTGGGCCAGGCACGCGGCGCTGCGATTGTAGCGGGTGCCGAAGAAGGCCTGGAAATTGCCGAATACACTGCAACTCAGGTCAAGCAGGCCGTCTCGGGAACGGGCGGGGCAAACAAGGATCAGGTGATGATGATGGTCATGCACCTGCTCAAGCTGACCACTAAACCGCAGGTGGATGCGTCGGACGCGCTGGCAATTGCCATGTGCCACGCCCATACCCGATCAAGCCTCATTCCCCACGGCCTCAATACCGCGCGCAGTCGTGGCGGCCGCTTGCGGCTCTGA
- the ruvB gene encoding Holliday junction branch migration DNA helicase RuvB: MIDADRLIAATGRDRDEQLDRAIRPLSLADYIGQPTVREQMELFIQAARGRNEALDHTLIFGPPGLGKTTLANIIAQEMSVSIKSTSGPVLERPGDLAAILTNLEPHDVLFIDEIHRLSPIVEEVLYPAMEDFQLDIMIGEGPAARSIKLDLPPFTLVGATTRAGMLTNPLRDRFGIVQRLEFYSTADLATIVSRSAKILGLYIEDEGAFEIARRARGTPRIANRLLRRVRDFAEVRAKGEITKAIADLALNLLDVDERGFDHQDRRLLLTMIEKFDGGPVGVDNLAAAISEERHTIEDVLEPYLIQQGYMMRTPRGRMVTRHAYLHFGLNIPSKMGERAVMDEPAEDPDE, from the coding sequence GTGATAGATGCTGATCGGCTGATCGCGGCCACCGGACGCGACCGTGACGAGCAACTGGATCGCGCGATCCGGCCGCTGAGCCTGGCCGACTACATCGGCCAGCCTACCGTGCGCGAACAGATGGAGCTCTTCATTCAGGCTGCTCGCGGCCGCAATGAAGCGCTCGATCACACGCTCATCTTCGGTCCACCGGGCCTGGGTAAAACCACCCTGGCCAATATCATCGCGCAGGAAATGTCGGTGTCGATCAAGAGCACGTCGGGCCCGGTGCTTGAGCGACCTGGCGACCTCGCTGCCATTCTCACCAATCTCGAGCCGCACGATGTGCTGTTCATCGACGAGATCCACCGGCTTTCACCCATCGTGGAAGAGGTCCTGTATCCGGCGATGGAAGACTTTCAGCTGGATATCATGATCGGTGAGGGGCCCGCTGCACGCTCCATCAAGCTCGATCTGCCGCCCTTTACGCTGGTCGGTGCAACTACCCGCGCCGGCATGCTCACCAATCCGCTGCGTGACCGTTTCGGTATCGTGCAGCGTCTTGAGTTTTATAGCACTGCGGATCTGGCGACCATCGTGTCGCGCTCGGCAAAAATTCTCGGGCTCTACATCGAGGACGAAGGCGCATTTGAAATCGCCCGTCGGGCACGGGGCACGCCGCGTATCGCCAACCGGCTGCTGAGGCGTGTGCGTGATTTTGCGGAAGTGCGTGCGAAGGGCGAGATCACCAAGGCGATTGCAGACCTTGCGCTGAACCTGCTGGACGTCGATGAGCGTGGTTTCGATCATCAGGACCGACGTCTGCTGCTGACAATGATCGAAAAATTCGACGGCGGTCCGGTTGGCGTCGATAACCTTGCAGCGGCCATTAGCGAAGAGCGTCACACAATTGAGGACGTGCTGGAACCCTATTTGATCCAGCAAGGCTATATGATGCGCACACCGCGGGGTCGCATGGTCACTCGACACGCCTATCTGCATTTTGGCCTCAATATTCCATCGAAAATGGGCGAGAGGGCGGTCATGGACGAACCCGCCGAAGACCCTGACGAATAA